Proteins co-encoded in one Pseudobdellovibrionaceae bacterium genomic window:
- the pilQ gene encoding type IV pilus secretin PilQ, whose amino-acid sequence MISRIILGLMVLSLVGCGSSLTNRSDGATEDVGLINEEFSEVPEASASGSETLDMEGELDGEFSEDGLDDFDGMAFEDEDNGGSFDDFGDVAMEDEPSSSSPTPTLPEDDWGFDDMDDVASLPDDTGPDPLEGMTGGFEISDSMDQSFEDSLTGSFNDAVTSPITDSMIDEPPVNKFEPNRITALEYDSDLRGGSVVIRARRNLEFNTQYDAKAQQYIIDIENTKIPDIYKRPLFMKDFEQSFGAVSSYENTDGTARVIIQLKNDIEPNVSVQEKGLVVSPGTALVSGMATSSGLAPNRKSVPNVNNMEEFLLENTDFTGDLISLQVNDEELTAVINFIADQAGANVVVGQGVEGKISLKLRDVPWDQALMTIMKTHNLGYIRTGNVLRISKLEDLEKEADAAIKIQESQVKLEPVIIKVVPLKYASPIEVEKQLKPLSTKDRGNLFSDARTSSIIINDTLSNINKMVALLRELDTPPPQVLIEAKIVEASREFARDIGLRWGVMGANTQLGNFGGQQISIFPSFRVNNIQGNLGQVTTGTDPLSVGLRIGSFDFLGNINALLNLKEEDKQIKIISSPRVVTLNNQQAEILQATEILRQRVTFAGAGSGLGQAEPVAIPLELTMKVTPQITTDASVLLDVDVKREFPGAADQSGLSPKNTRQAKTKVLVDNNKTAVIGGIFQNDTTDTEIGVPILRHIPIFGWLFKTKGLTKIDTELMIFITPRILDKNYMSSDALAN is encoded by the coding sequence ATGATCTCCAGAATTATATTAGGACTTATGGTGTTGTCACTGGTGGGCTGTGGAAGCTCTTTGACCAATAGAAGTGACGGAGCGACAGAGGATGTTGGGCTGATCAATGAAGAGTTTTCAGAAGTTCCAGAGGCCTCGGCATCAGGAAGTGAAACCTTAGATATGGAAGGTGAGCTTGATGGAGAGTTCTCTGAAGATGGGTTAGATGACTTTGATGGAATGGCTTTCGAAGATGAAGACAACGGCGGAAGTTTTGATGACTTTGGGGACGTTGCTATGGAAGATGAGCCTTCATCTAGCAGTCCTACACCCACATTGCCTGAAGATGATTGGGGTTTTGATGATATGGATGATGTGGCGTCTTTACCCGATGATACGGGTCCAGACCCACTTGAAGGGATGACAGGCGGATTTGAGATTTCGGATTCTATGGATCAGAGTTTTGAAGACAGTTTGACTGGCAGTTTTAATGATGCAGTCACAAGTCCTATCACTGACAGCATGATTGATGAGCCACCAGTAAATAAATTTGAACCGAACCGTATTACAGCTTTAGAGTACGATTCTGATTTAAGAGGGGGATCTGTTGTGATCCGAGCCCGACGTAATCTGGAATTTAATACTCAGTATGATGCCAAGGCTCAGCAGTATATTATTGATATCGAAAACACAAAAATTCCTGACATCTATAAAAGACCTTTATTCATGAAGGATTTTGAACAGTCTTTTGGAGCTGTCAGCAGTTACGAAAATACCGATGGAACAGCAAGAGTCATCATTCAATTGAAAAACGACATTGAGCCCAATGTGTCAGTGCAAGAAAAAGGACTTGTGGTTTCACCTGGTACAGCTTTGGTTTCTGGAATGGCCACATCATCAGGTTTAGCTCCTAATAGAAAATCTGTGCCGAATGTGAACAACATGGAAGAGTTTTTGCTTGAGAATACAGATTTTACAGGAGATCTGATTTCTTTACAGGTGAATGATGAAGAACTCACGGCTGTGATCAACTTTATTGCGGATCAAGCAGGTGCTAACGTGGTTGTGGGTCAGGGTGTTGAGGGTAAAATTTCTTTAAAACTTAGAGATGTGCCTTGGGATCAGGCTTTAATGACTATTATGAAGACTCATAATCTAGGTTATATCAGAACAGGAAATGTCCTTAGAATCAGTAAACTAGAAGATTTAGAAAAAGAAGCTGATGCTGCAATTAAGATTCAAGAGTCTCAAGTAAAACTTGAGCCAGTTATTATTAAAGTGGTACCTCTGAAGTACGCTTCACCCATTGAGGTCGAAAAGCAATTGAAGCCTTTGTCGACCAAAGACAGAGGGAATCTGTTTAGTGATGCTCGTACCTCTTCAATCATTATCAATGATACTCTTTCTAATATTAACAAAATGGTAGCTTTGCTTCGAGAACTCGACACTCCACCTCCACAAGTTTTAATTGAAGCTAAGATTGTAGAAGCTTCTAGAGAGTTTGCGCGTGATATTGGTTTAAGATGGGGTGTGATGGGAGCGAACACTCAGCTAGGAAACTTCGGTGGACAACAGATCTCTATCTTCCCAAGTTTTAGGGTGAACAACATTCAAGGAAACCTAGGTCAGGTGACTACAGGTACGGATCCTCTTTCTGTGGGGCTAAGAATTGGAAGCTTTGACTTCTTAGGAAACATCAATGCCTTATTGAACTTGAAAGAAGAAGACAAGCAGATCAAGATCATCTCTTCTCCACGAGTTGTGACATTAAACAATCAACAGGCTGAAATTTTACAAGCCACTGAAATTTTAAGACAACGAGTAACCTTTGCTGGTGCTGGTAGTGGTTTGGGACAAGCCGAACCAGTTGCGATTCCCTTAGAATTAACTATGAAGGTGACACCACAGATCACTACGGATGCCAGTGTGCTTTTAGATGTTGACGTAAAAAGAGAATTCCCTGGTGCGGCTGATCAATCGGGTTTGAGTCCTAAGAACACTCGTCAGGCTAAAACTAAAGTTCTTGTGGATAACAATAAAACAGCTGTGATTGGTGGTATCTTCCAAAACGACACCACAGATACTGAAATTGGTGTTCCTATTCTTAGACATATTCCCATTTTTGGATGGCTATTTAAAACTAAAGGTCTAACAAAAATAGATACAGAGCTTATGATCTTTATTACTCCAAGAATTTTGGACAAAAATTATATGTCTTCAGATGCTTTAGCCAACTAA
- a CDS encoding pilus assembly protein PilP, translated as MRNLKVMGPLIAIGIGMSLILSSVYAQDQGVSANPAEQDTLDMPPGEAASGQQPSQNQNGDQAGQGQVPQNPNSARQDEDVDLPPPTPPQEPFVPSQPTPGTAPSRGTMNAPFVNNQDGQDGDFAPNGQTPEGVNPDDELNWNAQDEDAPIPMEEMTEDRLEDEFARRMMELNEEVLNREFYPIFIYEDRDRRDPFMPILQSRQSLDRRGGGPSGLLQYDLTQLSLTAIAWNTKEPKALIRDPKANIYMVKKKDPIGRNNGYVEDIREGEIIVIESRAVKGGQKFYSTQVLRVGR; from the coding sequence GGACCTCTTATTGCGATTGGAATTGGAATGAGTCTGATTTTAAGCAGTGTTTATGCGCAAGACCAAGGAGTCTCAGCTAATCCTGCCGAACAGGACACTTTGGATATGCCTCCAGGTGAGGCCGCCTCTGGTCAGCAGCCATCCCAAAACCAAAACGGGGACCAAGCTGGCCAAGGTCAAGTGCCGCAAAATCCGAACTCGGCTCGGCAGGATGAAGATGTAGATCTGCCTCCGCCAACTCCACCACAAGAACCCTTTGTGCCATCACAGCCCACTCCAGGAACAGCACCTAGTCGTGGAACTATGAATGCCCCATTTGTAAATAATCAAGATGGACAAGACGGTGATTTTGCGCCTAATGGACAAACTCCAGAAGGTGTGAATCCTGATGACGAGTTAAATTGGAATGCGCAAGATGAAGATGCTCCTATTCCGATGGAAGAGATGACAGAGGATCGACTCGAAGATGAATTTGCGCGTCGAATGATGGAGCTTAACGAAGAAGTTTTAAATCGAGAGTTCTATCCGATTTTTATATACGAAGATCGTGATCGAAGAGATCCTTTTATGCCGATCCTACAATCTCGACAGTCTCTAGACCGTCGAGGTGGTGGCCCTTCTGGGTTATTGCAGTACGATTTAACTCAACTATCATTAACAGCTATTGCTTGGAATACGAAAGAGCCCAAAGCTCTTATTCGCGATCCTAAGGCCAACATTTATATGGTGAAAAAGAAAGACCCCATTGGCCGAAACAATGGATACGTTGAAGACATTCGTGAAGGCGAAATCATTGTGATTGAATCACGTGCGGTTAAGGGTGGGCAGAAGTTTTACTCTACACAGGTTTTACGAGTAGGTAGATAA